TCGCAATTAGAATTGTGAACCCAAATCCCAAGGTCACTGACAAAGTAAGTATGGAACTCATCAACCGTCATGTTGTAAACCGTTACCTGTTTGTGTTTGTGCAACAGTTCGATGCTGTCAATCTTGAGTGTATTCCCATCACTCTGAACAAGCAAGTCTCCGACCTTGAGGTCTTTGACATACGTCCATCCCTTGCCTTCTACCCGTTATAGGTCGATTCAATCACTTGGTCGCCCACATGGACAAAAAGCCTTCGACCTCTGCAGCGGCTCTACCTTTCTCATTAAATTAAGGCATCTGAATACAATAAAAATAACAAGGTCAGTTTAACTGACCTTGTTATTTTTTTGAGATTTACTTCAAATTGTACTTTTCCATGATTTGAGAATAGAATTCTTCGTACTGTTGTGACTGATCTCCAATAGATTGACGTTCTGATTCACTTTGAATTCTGCTCACTGAATTCTCTTTATGATTGAGACTAAATTTACCCAGATTATCATTAATAATGCTGTAATCTCCAAAGGTATTTTTCATTAAGAAAATTATACTTTGGTCACCCTTCTGAAGTTCTACATAACCATCACTTGTTAATTTAGTATCACCGTCTAAACTAACTGGCTCAATTATTGAAATTGTTTCCTGTTCTTCAGAGAATTCTTCAGGTTTCTTTAAGATCTTATCGATTTTTATTTCAGTCAAAGTATAAAAATCTTGTATTGCTCCATCATCATAATTGGTTATTACATGCTTTCTGTTTTCAAAAGTTTCAGTCGGTGTTCCAACAATAATTAATTCCGCTACTTGATCAAGATTATCGACAGTATTAAAACGAATTGAATTTGTGCTAATAGAAACAGTATTTGAATAAGTAGGTTCTTCTTCTACTAAACTCGCTCCTGTATCTATTGAATTTGTATTTGAATTCATGTTTAAAGTCCACACAAATGTAGACAAGATAATAACTAGTAAAATTGAAAAGAAGATTATATTTCGTCGATTTCGTATCATTTTTTCCTCATCCTTTCTACTTAATTACCCCATTTATTTCTAATAGAAATAATATCGTAAGATGTCGGGCCAATATTTTGAACTCCCTGTCTCATAACTGAATTTATGGTTGAGTTATCCGGAACATGATCTTGTGCTAAAGAATGTCCAATTTCATGAGTAGCATTTGAGACAATTTGTTGGCGAGTAAGTCCGAATTTCTCTATATTATTATGATATATTGATACATTACTATAGGCCCAGGTCTCATTCGCAGTTGCTGCAATGTATCCCCCTGTACTTGTTCTTTTAAATCCTTCTTGCTGACCAAGCCGAGTTGCTATAGAAGTTACACCTACATAATATTTATCCGGCGTTCCATTTGCATTCAATACTCTAGTAATATTCACAGAATCTGCCGTGTCGTTCCAGCTAAAACGAGCATCATCATAAGCTGATACATATCCATATGAGCTAACTGACTCTGTATAATAAGCTGTGAAATTTGCACTCGGTCGTCCACCTGAAAAAGAAAGTGCAGTTGCCTCTACAGAAAAAAGGGAGGACGCTAAAGGAATAGAAACAAGACACAGTATGAGTTTTCTTATTGTTTTTTTGTTTGTACTTAACATAAAAACACCCTTTCTAAAGTATTATGCAAAATTTATTTCTTGGAACCAGTATTGTAGAACCCCCCTCCTTTTCTACAATTTTACAATAATATAAATATATTATAAATAGAAAACGTTTTCAACTAGTAAATAGATTTTTACGAACTTATACCGATAACATAAAAAAAGTCACTAAAATAGCGACTTTCAATGGGAATATGTTCTTGTCCCCCGACATTAAACGTTCCTGTTCACGAACCCAAGCGTACACCTGCTGATAAGATACACCGTACTTTTCCATCGCTTTTTGATAATCCAAATTATTAGCGATTGTATATTGTGCAATTTCAATGCGTTCTTCAAAAGTTGTTTTACGTCCTTTGTTCATATGAGATAGTGCTTTTCCCTTACGTGTAGATTTCAATTCTATCTCATTAGTATACTTGATAGCAGCAAGCTTCAATTCCTTTGAATATGATTTCCACGTATTCGATTCTTTTAACCCATCCAAACCATCTGCTTCATATTTTCTTATCCAATCCTTAACCGTACCCTTGCTAATTCTAAGCTGTTTTGATTCATAGTTTGGATTTGACCTACGTTCAAGACAACGCTGAACGGCTTGTAATTTTACTTCTAAGGAAATAGGACTTCTTTTTGACATTAGAAAAACTCCCATCATTGTAGCGGTAGAAGTTTTTTTCTACTATCTACTATGATGGGAGCATATCAACTTTCAATGGGAATATGTTTTTTCCCCGACAAATCGCAAGTGGCTCTAAGGCAATACTATTGAGATAAATGATTCTGGGCTTTTCGGAATAAAGAAAGCTTCGATTTTTTGTCTTGTTCCGAATTAAGTGGTTCAGTAAACATTTTCAGCCCTTCATCTGTTACAGCATTTTTATCTAAAGCATAATCAAGAGTTTTAAATGCCTTAATATCGATTAACATTGTTATTTCTACTGGCTTTAATTTATTTCCTGCCCTAACAATTTCCCGACATTTGAAAGCGGCTGACTCTTTGATAAATGCTTTACTTGAAAAAATCTTTTCTATAATTTCAAGTTGCTTTAAAGAAATAATGTCGCTCTTCAATGCATTGATAAACAAACTTTCAACAGCAAGGAATTTATTTTGAGAGTATTCATTTAACATTGCCTGCATAAGTTCATTTGAAAGAGAATCCAATCCAGATAGACGATGATAAAAATACGACCATACTAGATGTTCTTTTAAATGAGGATGTATAGTCATTTTGTCTAAAACTGGATGCAAACGATTAATTGCTTGTGGTGATAACACTCTGTGCAGACCCAACTGTTCATTCAAATCCATACATCCAAGTAGCTGATTTACTTGAAGTACCAAGTCATCACCTTGAATATGATTACCTTTCAATAGGGCAATCATTTCTTCTGTTGCTTTCACTTAAAGAATACACCACCTTTATTATTATTAACATCACCTGTACTTATTTGGATTATTGTACCTATACCATTTCATAATTTGCGAGATTGAACTTCTTATTTGTGCTCGATACTGGGTTACAAGCAATGATTGAGCCCTATTTAATTCCGGTTCACCTTCAATTGGTTTACACATTTTGTCCAACCCTTACCACATTCCCTTTATTGTCTATTACATGTACATGACCTGCAGGCATGGTCATTGCTATGGTAATAATGTTCAATATATCCAAAACTATTTTTTCCAATATAACTTGGCGGCAGCTCAGCAGCATAAGCTGTTGGCATAAATGAATCCCATATTTTATCCCAAGCGTTCGATCCAGGCTCAACTATTTGAACCTTTATCCTCACACCAATTGCTTTTCCACTTTGAAGTATAAAGCTTGCATCACCAATATAACAATCCACATAAGAACATGCATTATTACGGATTCGATCGTTTGCCTTCTCCAATCTTAGTTGCATTTCCTTTTGTTTCGATACACATGTACTATTATTACAATATTTCTGGATATACCTTTGAATTTCTCCCCACATTTTGGAGTTGTTTTCGAGTTGCGGATTGTTTATTAATCCGTCATAGCCACTATATGAATCTACGTAACAACCAGCATCCCTACCAGCTACACACATACCACTGAGGTCTATATGAATTAACGGATTATTGAGCACGTAAGTATACATATTCAGAGTTATAGGATCATTGAGTTGCCCTTCATACGTATCCTCATTAATAAAACGCCCTATATTCGGATCATACCAGCGAGCCCTCCGATATTGGAGATTGGTCGAGGAGTCCCAATACTCTCCTGCATCATTAAGTCATCGCCATTATATCAATTTTACTCTTGATCTGGAGTGTACTCCAAGTTGTATCATTATCAGTATGCAAGTAAATTCCACTTCTTGGAGGCGCGAAATATGGGAGTTCAAAAACTGGAGCATGTAGGCGTAGTCGTGAGAAGCATCGACGAAAGCTCTGCATTTTACGAGAAAGTGCTCGGCATGGAGCTTAAAGAAATCCGTCAGCCTAATCCTAACGTACGTCTTGGATTTTTAGGTTTTCCCGGGGAAGCGAATCTCATCATCGAGCTGGTAGAAAGAACAAATTCAGAGCTTCCAAACGAAGGAACCGTGAACCATATTGCCTTTACGGTAGAGGATGTCGAACAGGAAGCAGCTCGGATTGCAGAGCATGGCGTAGCTTTTATTAACGAAAAAATAGTAACGTTGGCGGACGGAACCAGATTCATATTCTTCCAAGGGCCGGACGGAGAACGCTTAGAATTGTATCAACCGGCCTCTGCTTGAGTTAGAATGGGAAGATAAGGAGGTGCAGCAAAGTGATCGAAATTCCTGAATCTGTAAGCTCCATTAAACAGGCATCCGAATTAACGGGGCTCTCCGAGGATACGATCCGCTATTACGAGAAGATTGGCTTGCTTCCGCATGCCGACCGCAAAGCAAACGGACACCGAACGTATAGCAAAAGCCAATTGGCGGGCATGGTTTTCTTAACGAGGCTCAAGGCAACAGGCATGACTCTGGAGGAGATGAAGCATTTCCGCAATCTTTACGAAGCAGGCGCTGCCTCTATCCCTCAGAGAGTCTCCATACTAATGGAACACAAGGAAAGAATTCAGAAAGAGATTGAACGATTGATAGAGACGCAAAGAATTATTGATTACAAGCTCGACAATTATCATGAGATCGTTGTAAATCCCAACTTAAACAATACCGCCTGCAATCCTGCCGAATAGCAAAGATGAATAAGCTCGTTCGACACTTTGAATTGTTTAGAATCACAGCCGTCTTGTCGCGCTGGTTCAAAGCCGAATTTTGAGTATTACGACGGGTATACCGATGAGAAACACAATTCGTATTACATTTCTTAAGATACTGTTTGTACTGTTTCTCTCTTTCACGTAAGACTACTTAATTATTTTAACCTCTGCGTATGATGAATTAGATGACTCTAGCAAGGGCTGCGAGATAGACTTTAAGTGATAATCAAAAAACGCGGATACATATTCCCTCTGAGCATCAAGCGCTCGCTGAGGATCAACGGGTCCTATGCTTTGATGGATCACCTGCCTGGAGAGACTCAGCTTCATCGCAATCTGAGGTAACAGGTACTGATAATCAGTGAAGGTAAAATGCGCTCCGTTCGGTATACTTAAATCGAATTTCCATCCGCTTGTTCGGCTCCAGAACATACCCCGGTCCTCAGCAGTCAAATGCGAGTCCACTTTCCCCTCATCATTGATACCGGAGTTAAGCAGCATAAAGGGACGATCTAGACCATGTTGAGCCACGGGAAGTGGATGGTTAGGCATATGCCCTAAAGTTCCGTCCATATCAATTCCCGCATCGAACCGATCATCTTCATACATCGTTTGAGCCGCTGTCGCACCTCCTGCGGAGTGCCCATAAATGCCTACCTTTGACAAATCAAGCGTTTCAGGCAACCCTTGAGGCAATCCCTTCTGCTCTGCATCGATATTACTCCCGGTCCTCATCTCCTCCAATTGATCCAATGCAAATCGCACATCATCAACTCGTACCTCTATCATCTTTAGCACCGTTTCAGCATTAATCTCCGGTAATGTTCCCTTTACAATCCGCCCGTCGGGAAATTCGACTACAGAAGATTCATGTGTGTGATCTATTGTGATAACAACATACCCCTGGCTAGCCAGCTCCTGAACTAGAATAGTGCCAAAACTTCGTGGTACAGTGCCTCCTGGTGAGAAGAAAATCACTGGCCATCCTCCTTTTTTAGCAACTGCAGGTGCATCCAGCCATGCATGCGTATCAATGCCCGATAAATCAATCGTCCCAGGATCCAGACCAATCGATGGGATTTCTTCTTCATCGTAATGCATAGCCGCACCCTCATGCATATATGCTGCCCGCTGTTCGCTTTCTTTTTCAGCCGGATACCAAATACTGATCATGAGTTCCCTCTGGAGTTGGTTCACCCATGGATCTATTCTTTCCGTGTCCACCAAGTGAAGCTCTGTAACGCCGATCACGTAATTCCCTTTCGGTTTAGGTAGATCAAAGTGAACATCGCTTGTACCTCGATCTTCAGCTTCTTTCAGTGGTTCCGGAGCCAACCAGACGAGGAATCCAACGAGTATTAGGATACCTGCTACTATACCAAGTAAAGCGAGACGGCTGGAATGTAATGCTTCCCCGATGAGGAGTTTGCTGACCGATCCTATGGTCAATATAAAATAGAACATGTAAATCACCAAAAAGATGCTTATACAGATCAGTATCGGCTCCAAAAGGCTGATGCCTCCCAATCCTCCGAACAACCTTCTCATCCAGGTGAAAATGACAACATAGTGGACTATTCCAACAAGCAGCGGGAGCATAAAAACTACAGCGTTTTGCTTGATGATGGACGTTCTGATTTCCTTGTTACTCACACCAATCTTCTTGAGAATATCATAGCGGGAAATATCACCTGTAGCTTCAGTCAATTGCTTAAAATAAAGGACACTACCCAATGCAAGGAGGAACACAAGCCCAAGAAAACCAAGAATAAATACATTCAACCCCGCATTTTCAATTCCTACACGATACTCGGCATAGTACGAGGACATCTTGGATTCCGGTGTTGCTATGTCGGCAAGCGTATCGGAGGTTTTTTTCGTCGTTTTTTGTTCTTCTACCGCATATCCAATATAATTTACAGGCGTACTTTGCCGTTCTACGAATTTGTATAATTCGTCAGCTACTACGATCATGTTATCCGGATAGCTCCAGTTCACGATTCGCTCAATCGTCATATCTGTATAAGCCAAGGTTAACTGCTGAGAGGACAGCTGCAGAGAGATGGTTTCATAATCATAATCTGCCCACTCATGTTCGGTAAACATCGGGCGAATTGCGATCGCTTGATCGCTTTCCGTTACATTAACTTGGGGAATGCCTAGTGCTTCTGCAGCTTGGTTATATCCGCTCATCGATATCACTTTGATGGGCTGCTCGTTATTGGCTAGCTGTTTGTTTGATATAATTTCGTTATTAGAAGAATAACCGTTAAGTTGAACGACTGAAATCTCCACCTGCGCAGTAACAGGATGTTCGGCATCTCTTTTGATGATATCGTCCACTTGCTTATTGAAAGCTTCGTCCTGACTGACAAACATGTAGCTGAATGGAGCAGCCAAACGCGCCGAATGTTCGTAGGTGTGGTAGGTGCTCAATCCAAAACTAAATGCACATAAAGCCAATGCCGACAAGATGGAAATGATGGTGAACGTACGGGCATTGCCCCTCATCCGGTATACAAGATTTGAGGTAATAACCAAATTCATACCTTTAAAGTAATGCTGCTTACGGCCTTTCATCAATCTCAGCATAAAAATGACAAATGATGAAAACATAAGTCCAGTGCCCAAAATGATTCCAACCGTCATCATTCCTAGGTTGGTTAGTATCTGTTCAGTATTTGTGAACTCCCTTAAACCAATCTCATAACTGATTGACAAGATAAGGACCGCAGCACACGCAGAAATGATGGAAGCTCGCGATTCACTCTCACCTTCCTGTTCTGCCCTAAACAACTCGATCAACCGGAATCGGTAAATCAGTCTGTAAGCTTGCAGTGACGTAATCAGAATAATGATCATGAACACAATGACTGTACTTGCTACTGCTGGAAATGAAATTGAAATGCTAATGTCGACATTAACGCCGAGCAACCTCGCCAACATCATGGAGAACAGCTTTGATAATAGGGTTCCAACCATAACTGCTAAGACCAGCACAATCGTACCAATCAATAGGTTTTCATAAAACAGTAGTTTCCCAATCGTTTGATTAGGTAACCCCAGTAGCGCGTAAAGCCCCACCTCCTGTTTCCGTTTCCGGGTAAAGAATTGATTCGAATACAAGATAAACACTGAAACGAACAATATCAGGACTATGGAGGCGATGAAAAAAATAGATTTCATACTTTCCGATGATTCAATTGATCTGATGATTTCTGTACTATTCTGAAGAGAAACGAAAATATAAAAAATGACCGTACTTACAAACATGGAAAAAAAATAAACGAAGTAACTTCGGAAATTACCCTGAATATTTTTCCTTGCCAGATCAAACAGCGTCATTTGCATCCCCTCCGAGCACGTTCAGCACATCAAGTATCTTTTTAAAAAACTCTTTTCTGGTCATGTTGCCTTTGACTAGCTCTGCGAAAATACCGCCATCTTTAATAAAGAGCACTCGGGTGCAATAGCTTGCTGCGTAAGCATCATGTGTAACCATAAGAATCGTGGCAAACTCCTGCCTGTTCAGATCATTCATGGTTTCCAGCAAATCTGTTGCTGCACGTGAATCTAGGGCTCCTGTCGGTTCATCCGCCAGGATTAGTCTCGGATCGGTAACGATTGCCCGTGATGCTGCGGTACGCTGCTTTTGCCCGCCAGAGATTTGATAAGGGTATTTATCCATCAATTTTTCTATGCCAAACCGATTCCCGATTGCCTCAACTCGGTGCTCTATTTCTTTCACGTCCATCTTGGCCAGAGCAAGAGGAAGCACTATATTTTCCTTGACAGTTAGCGTATCTAATAGATGATAGTCTTGAAAAATAAATCCTAGCTTCGATCGGCGAAACTCGGATAACTGAGCTTCATTCATTTGCAGCACACTTTCCCCATCTATTACAACGTCTCCTGAGGTCGGCTCGTCAATTGTGGAAACGATATTGAGCAGTGTCGTTTTCCCGGAACCGGAAGGCCCCATAATACCTACAAATTCCCCCTCATAAACGTTCATATCAATCCCATGCAGTACAGGCATGACATTTCCTTTGACGGCGAATGACTTTTGTAATTGATTAATTCTAACGATCTCTTTCATTTCTTGCATAGCACCTCCTTTGTTAATTACTTTGTAGCATAACACCTTCACTTACAAGGAACCTTGGTTCTGACTTACGTTTTCCGTAAGCAGACTTACACTTTTGTCACCTTGTATAATAGAGATGTTTCCTTTATATAACAAAGGTATAATGAGATGGACTTAACCTAATTGGAGGTAACAAGTGTGAAGATTATGGTTATAGAAGACGATGTGACGATAAGAGAAATGCTTGGAGCGACCGTTCAGAGATGGGGATTCGAAGCTGTTCTTTGTAACGATTTTGATCAGGTCCAGCAGCAATATGTGAAAGAACAACCTCATCTGGTGCTTCTAGATATTAATCTGCCAGTTTATGATGGATTCTATTGGTGCAGTAGGATCAGAGAAGTCTCCAAAGTCCCAATTATCTTCCTCTCTTCCCGAAACACTCCCATGGATATGGTAATGGCGATCAATATGGGTGGAGACGACTACATCACGAAGCCCTTCTATGACGAGATCCTCATCTCTAAAATCAAAGCGTTGCTGCGTAGAACATACTCTTATACAGATTCTGTCCTAAATGTAATTGAGCATAACGGTGTGATATTGAACCTGAATGAAGGAAAGCTGTTATGCGGGGCACAAACGGCCGAACTTACGAAAAATGAGTTTCGAATTTTAAATCTTTTGATGCAAAACAAAGGAAGAATTGTCAGTCGAGAGAAAATGATGCGACGTCTGTGGGAAGATGAAAGTTTTGTAGATGACAATACATTAACCGTGAATATGACGCGTATCAGAAAAAAACTAATGGAATTGGGACAGAATCAATTCATAACGACGATCAAAGGTGAGGGGTATATAATTAAATGAGTCTTTTACAATACTTAGAAGATAAGCTTTCTGTTATTATACTGGCTGTTTCAATGATGCTTTTTACCAGCTTAATGATGTTTATCAGTCCAGGTGGTAGGTATGACACTGAGGATATTCTTTACAACTTGTTAGGTTGCTTTACTTTGATAGGAGTATATCTGGCCGTCGGATTCACTCGCCGCTACGGACATTATAAAGTACTGAGTGAAATAATCAAAAATGGCGGAAACGATTTCTTTGCTGCAATCCCTAAGTCTTTAAGTCATGAACAGAGACTGTATATGTCTCTGGCCAGAAAGCTCCATAAAGCCAAATTGGAAGCAGACCAGACTTTCCATGAGGAGCGAACGGACTTTCATGACTTCATCATATCTTGGATACATGAAGTGAAGCTACCTATAACAGCATGTCATCTACTGTTGAGAAATAATACAATCAGTTCTTTAGAAGAGCTCGTGAACAAGCTGGAGGATGAAGTAAACAAAATTGATCATTATGTAGAACAAACACTCTATTATTCCCGGATCGATTCATTCTCAAGAGATTATCTGATTGCAGAGGTTTCATTGAATCAAATCATGCGGGCCAGTGTCCGGAAGTATGCTAAGATGTTCGTCGCCAAGCGAATCCGATTCACCATGTGGGAAGAAGAAACAACGGTTTACAGTGACACTAAATGGCTTGGATTCATTATAGACCAGATCGTCACCAACGCTTTGAAATATACAGAGCGTGGAGGTTCCGTTATCTGTTCTCTTGAGGAAAATACGAGAGAGAAGCGCCTATTGATCCAGGATTCCGGTATTGGTATTCTTCCGGAAGAGCTGGTCAGAATTTTTGACAAAGGATTTACTGGTTCTAATGGTAGAAAAAATACTAGCTCTACTGGCATGGGATTATACCTGGCCAATCAGATGGCAATCAAACTTGGCCACTCGCTAACTGTGCAATCAGAAGAGGGTCAATATACGGAACTTGCAATAATCTTCCCTAAATCGCGTAGCATCTATCACTATATTTAATTTCACACATACACTTAATTAGCGACTTTCAATGGGTCTTTGTTCTTGTCCCCGGTCAGTTCTTGTTCTCGGATGACAAGAACATAAACCGGGTTTTTGGCTAATTCGCTGGCCACAATCGAATCGAAATCGACCTAAAAAGCTTTTTCATATCCATCATACTCTACTGTATCTGCTGTCATGAGGGCCACTTCTTCACCCAATAGTCTTTTGACAAGATGAAAAGCTAAGTGAAGCCCCGCATCTGGTCCTTGTGCAGTAATAATGCTCCCCTCATCTACGAACTTTTGATCTTGAATTACCGTGACTTCAGGAAAATACTTCTGGAAGGAGTCCAGTCCTTTTCGGTTGGTAGTTGCTTTTTTCCCATTTAACAGCCCCGCTTGAGCTAAAGCGAATGCACCCGTACAGACAGATGTCATCAATTCTACAGTTTGATCGGTGATCCACTGGATCACCCTTGTATTTGCGATCAGTTTGCGGATTATCGGCTGGAAACCGCCTGGAATCAAAACGATATCAAATTGGGGGGCATTCTCAATGCTGTAGTCGGCCATAATGCGGAGGCCATTGCTGGCCGTAACGATTCCCCCTGTTTCTGATACCGTATGAACTAAAAATGGCTTAGGCTGCTCATCCGCTGAGCCAAAGATCATATTCTGAACATCTTGAGCACTGTATCGCGTAACTGATAGAATCTCAGACGGACCAACGAAGTCAAAAGCGTCAACCTGATCAAATACGAGCATACCTACCGACCATTGTTTTTTCATAAGAATCAATCACTCCTCTTTGATTTGAAATGTTTGCACACCACAAAAAAACCGAACGTTCGTTATATAAATTACCATAAATTTCATGAACCGTCTATATACATTTACGACTCTTTACAGAGGCATCATTTGATATATAATCAAAATAACGAACGATTGTTTTTTTTTGAGGGGGATGGCGTTGAAAAAAGGAGAAAAGACCAAGGATTTTATCATCCGACAAGCTGCCGTTTTATTCAATCAGAAAGGGTACTTTGGCTCCTCTATCTCGGATCTGACCCGTGTCACCGGTATGCAAAAGGGCGGAATCTATAATCATTTCGAGAATAAGGATCAGCTAGCCCTAGAAGCGTTTGAACATGCTGCAACGGTATTGAGAGCATCTTTCGTGGATGCGATGGCGAACAAAAAGACGGCTTTTGAAAAACTGTCTGCCGTTATTTCAGTCTATCAGGATGCTTATGATAATCCCCCGCTTGCAGGGGGCTGTCCCGTTCTAAACACAGCCATCGAGAGTGATGACGCTCATCCTGCATTAAAGGAAAAGGCGCAAATAGCGATGGGTAGTTTTTTGGAATTAATCCGTTCTCTTCTTCGGTTGGGGATCGAACAAGGGGAGTTTAAAGAAGAGATAGAGGTGGAAGAATTTTCCATCTATATAACCTCAGTAATTGAGGGCGGAGTCATGTTGAGTAGACTGTACGAAGACAATTCACATATCCGTTCTAACATTAATCGGTTGCTAAGTGAGATTGATAAATATCGAACGAGAAATTGAATTCTCTCGCCGCAGGATGGCCGCCGAATCGCATCTGCGGCCTTTTCCTTTTGATCATTAAATTCCAGTTAGATATTTATCTAACCGGTAATCGGCTCATGTTCTTGTCCTTTTCGGCAATCGGACTACTCATTTACTAGCTTGTCTACATGATGTTCTGTAGTAATTGCATATAGCATCTAATTTACATAATTTATAAATAATCACATAACTCTAATGCGATTCACTCTATACCCACTCAGGATTCTCCGAATCGCTTGGCGTTCCGTGCCCGGGCCCGAGCGATCTCGACCTCTCGATTGCGAGGTTCGGCTTGAGTCACCAGAGAATCTAGCAGCTGTCGTGCAACGACGGTGAACTCTTGCACCGCTTGGTTAAACGCCGCTTCGTTCGCTTTGGAAGGACGGTTAAAGCCCGAGAGCTTCCTTACGAATTGCAGCGCTGCAGCCTGAATTTCTTCTTCCGTCGCAGGCGGGTCGAAATTGAATAAGGTCTTGATATTTCGGCACATGGCATTTTAAACCCCTTTCTTGAAATGAACGCACTTTGTTGTATCCAGCATAACATAGTTTGTTCATTCCTGTAGTTACTCAACCTCTCATATAAAAAAAAGAAGCGGCTGCTAACCGGCAAACTGCCCTTTGCTGTATTGAGCTAAAGTTT
This sequence is a window from Paenibacillus urinalis. Protein-coding genes within it:
- a CDS encoding ABC transporter ATP-binding protein; translated protein: MKEIVRINQLQKSFAVKGNVMPVLHGIDMNVYEGEFVGIMGPSGSGKTTLLNIVSTIDEPTSGDVVIDGESVLQMNEAQLSEFRRSKLGFIFQDYHLLDTLTVKENIVLPLALAKMDVKEIEHRVEAIGNRFGIEKLMDKYPYQISGGQKQRTAASRAIVTDPRLILADEPTGALDSRAATDLLETMNDLNRQEFATILMVTHDAYAASYCTRVLFIKDGGIFAELVKGNMTRKEFFKKILDVLNVLGGDANDAV
- a CDS encoding MerR family transcriptional regulator yields the protein MIEIPESVSSIKQASELTGLSEDTIRYYEKIGLLPHADRKANGHRTYSKSQLAGMVFLTRLKATGMTLEEMKHFRNLYEAGAASIPQRVSILMEHKERIQKEIERLIETQRIIDYKLDNYHEIVVNPNLNNTACNPAE
- a CDS encoding DJ-1/PfpI family protein; this translates as MKKQWSVGMLVFDQVDAFDFVGPSEILSVTRYSAQDVQNMIFGSADEQPKPFLVHTVSETGGIVTASNGLRIMADYSIENAPQFDIVLIPGGFQPIIRKLIANTRVIQWITDQTVELMTSVCTGAFALAQAGLLNGKKATTNRKGLDSFQKYFPEVTVIQDQKFVDEGSIITAQGPDAGLHLAFHLVKRLLGEEVALMTADTVEYDGYEKAF
- a CDS encoding FtsX-like permease family protein; amino-acid sequence: MTLFDLARKNIQGNFRSYFVYFFSMFVSTVIFYIFVSLQNSTEIIRSIESSESMKSIFFIASIVLILFVSVFILYSNQFFTRKRKQEVGLYALLGLPNQTIGKLLFYENLLIGTIVLVLAVMVGTLLSKLFSMMLARLLGVNVDISISISFPAVASTVIVFMIIILITSLQAYRLIYRFRLIELFRAEQEGESESRASIISACAAVLILSISYEIGLREFTNTEQILTNLGMMTVGIILGTGLMFSSFVIFMLRLMKGRKQHYFKGMNLVITSNLVYRMRGNARTFTIISILSALALCAFSFGLSTYHTYEHSARLAAPFSYMFVSQDEAFNKQVDDIIKRDAEHPVTAQVEISVVQLNGYSSNNEIISNKQLANNEQPIKVISMSGYNQAAEALGIPQVNVTESDQAIAIRPMFTEHEWADYDYETISLQLSSQQLTLAYTDMTIERIVNWSYPDNMIVVADELYKFVERQSTPVNYIGYAVEEQKTTKKTSDTLADIATPESKMSSYYAEYRVGIENAGLNVFILGFLGLVFLLALGSVLYFKQLTEATGDISRYDILKKIGVSNKEIRTSIIKQNAVVFMLPLLVGIVHYVVIFTWMRRLFGGLGGISLLEPILICISIFLVIYMFYFILTIGSVSKLLIGEALHSSRLALLGIVAGILILVGFLVWLAPEPLKEAEDRGTSDVHFDLPKPKGNYVIGVTELHLVDTERIDPWVNQLQRELMISIWYPAEKESEQRAAYMHEGAAMHYDEEEIPSIGLDPGTIDLSGIDTHAWLDAPAVAKKGGWPVIFFSPGGTVPRSFGTILVQELASQGYVVITIDHTHESSVVEFPDGRIVKGTLPEINAETVLKMIEVRVDDVRFALDQLEEMRTGSNIDAEQKGLPQGLPETLDLSKVGIYGHSAGGATAAQTMYEDDRFDAGIDMDGTLGHMPNHPLPVAQHGLDRPFMLLNSGINDEGKVDSHLTAEDRGMFWSRTSGWKFDLSIPNGAHFTFTDYQYLLPQIAMKLSLSRQVIHQSIGPVDPQRALDAQREYVSAFFDYHLKSISQPLLESSNSSYAEVKIIK
- a CDS encoding response regulator transcription factor; translated protein: MKIMVIEDDVTIREMLGATVQRWGFEAVLCNDFDQVQQQYVKEQPHLVLLDINLPVYDGFYWCSRIREVSKVPIIFLSSRNTPMDMVMAINMGGDDYITKPFYDEILISKIKALLRRTYSYTDSVLNVIEHNGVILNLNEGKLLCGAQTAELTKNEFRILNLLMQNKGRIVSREKMMRRLWEDESFVDDNTLTVNMTRIRKKLMELGQNQFITTIKGEGYIIK
- a CDS encoding sensor histidine kinase, encoding MSLLQYLEDKLSVIILAVSMMLFTSLMMFISPGGRYDTEDILYNLLGCFTLIGVYLAVGFTRRYGHYKVLSEIIKNGGNDFFAAIPKSLSHEQRLYMSLARKLHKAKLEADQTFHEERTDFHDFIISWIHEVKLPITACHLLLRNNTISSLEELVNKLEDEVNKIDHYVEQTLYYSRIDSFSRDYLIAEVSLNQIMRASVRKYAKMFVAKRIRFTMWEEETTVYSDTKWLGFIIDQIVTNALKYTERGGSVICSLEENTREKRLLIQDSGIGILPEELVRIFDKGFTGSNGRKNTSSTGMGLYLANQMAIKLGHSLTVQSEEGQYTELAIIFPKSRSIYHYI
- a CDS encoding VOC family protein, which codes for MGVQKLEHVGVVVRSIDESSAFYEKVLGMELKEIRQPNPNVRLGFLGFPGEANLIIELVERTNSELPNEGTVNHIAFTVEDVEQEAARIAEHGVAFINEKIVTLADGTRFIFFQGPDGERLELYQPASA
- a CDS encoding helix-turn-helix domain-containing protein, which codes for MSKRSPISLEVKLQAVQRCLERRSNPNYESKQLRISKGTVKDWIRKYEADGLDGLKESNTWKSYSKELKLAAIKYTNEIELKSTRKGKALSHMNKGRKTTFEERIEIAQYTIANNLDYQKAMEKYGVSYQQVYAWVREQERLMSGDKNIFPLKVAILVTFFMLSV